One window of the Equus caballus isolate H_3958 breed thoroughbred chromosome 2, TB-T2T, whole genome shotgun sequence genome contains the following:
- the ERRFI1 gene encoding ERBB receptor feedback inhibitor 1 — translation MSIAGVAAQEIRVPLKTGFLHDGHAMGKMKTCWGSRSEFENNFLNIDPITMAYSLNSTAQEHLTSLGPTSKSALMNGNHFAKDSPSQKSSLPPLIIPSSESLGQHEEDQVVCGFKKLSVNGVCASTPPLTPIKNSPALFPCAALCERGSRPLPPLPISEDLSLDETDCEVEFLTSSDTDFLLEDCGLSDFKCDLPGRRSFRGCGQINYAYFDTPAVSAADLNQAPAQNGAAHTSDPPPPQSHRRLRRSHSGPAGSFHKPAIRISSYVHRASPNSDEDKPEVPPRVPIPPRPVKPDYRRWSAEVTSSTYSDEDRPPKVPPREPLSRSNSRTPSPKSLPSYLNGVMPPTQSFAPDPKYVSSKALQRQNSEGSANKIPCILPIIENGKKVSSTHYYLLPERPPYLDKYEKFFREAEETNASTQIQPLSTDCSMVSATEKLDSKTKMDLGGHVKRKHLSYVVSP, via the exons ATGTCAATAGCAGGAGTTGCTGCTCAGGAGATTCGAGTCCCATTAAAAACTGGATTTCTGCATGATGGCCACGCCATGGGGAAAATGAAGACGTGCTGGGGCAGCCGCAGCGAGTTTGAGAA taactttttaaatattgaccCAATAACCATGGCCTACAGTCTGAATTCTACTGCTCAGGAGCACCTGACGTCTCTTG GGCCCACTTCGAAATCTGCTCTGATGAATGGCAACCACTTTGCAAAAGATAGTCCCTCTCAGAAGTCCAGCTTGCCCCCTCTGATTATTCCCTCAAGTGAAAGCTTGGGACAACATGAAGAGGATCAAGTTGTATGTGGTTTTAAGAAACTCTCAGTAAATGGGGTTTGTGCTTCTACTCCTCCACTCACACCCATAAAAAACTCACCTGCCCTTTTCCCCTGCGCGGCGCTCTGTGAACGGGGCTCTCGGCCCCTCCCACCACTGCCCATCTCCGAAGACCTCTCTCTGGACGAGACAGACTGTGAGGTCGAATTCCTAACCAGCTCGGATACAGACTTCCTTTTAGAAGACTGTGGGCTTTCTGACTTCAAGTGCGATCTTCCTGGCCGGCGAAGCTTCCGTGGGTGTGGACAGATCAACTATGCCTACTTTGATACCCCAGCTGTTTCTGCAGCAGATCTCAACCAGGCACCTGCCCAGAATGGAGCTGCTCACACCTCAGATCCGCCTCCCCCTCAGAGCCACCGAAGATTAAGGAGGTCTCATTCCGGACCCGCTGGATCCTTTCACAAGCCGGCCATAAGGATATCCAGCTACGTACACAGAGCTTCTCCAAACTCCGATGAAGACAAACCAGAGGTCCCCCCCAGGGTCCCCATACCTCCCAGGCCAGTGAAGCCCGATTATAGAAGGTGGTCAGCCGAAGTTACTTCCAGCACCTACAGTGATGAAGACAGGCCTCCGAAAGTGCCACCAAGAGAACCCTTATCACGGAGTAACTCCCGCACCCCCAGTCCTAAAAGCCTGCCGTCTTACCTCAATGGGGTCATGCCCCCTACGCAGAGCTTCGCCCCTGATCCTAAGTATGTCAGCAGCAAAGCTCTGCAAAGACAGAACAGTGAAGGATCTGCCAATAAGATTCCTTGCATTCTGCCCATTATTGAAAATGGGAAGAAGGTTAGTTCAACCCATTATTACCTACTACCTGAGAGACCACCATACCTGGACAAATACGAAAAATTTTTTAGGGAAGCAGAAGAGACAAATGCAAGCACCCAAATCCAGCCATTGTCTACTGACTGCAGTATGGTTTCAGCCACAGAAAAGCTGGACTCTAAAACAAAAATGGATCTAGGCGGCCATGTGAAGCGTAAACATTTATCCTATGTGGTTTCTCCTTAG